The Salvia miltiorrhiza cultivar Shanhuang (shh) chromosome 1, IMPLAD_Smil_shh, whole genome shotgun sequence genome has a window encoding:
- the LOC131007172 gene encoding uncharacterized protein LOC131007172 has protein sequence MGVPTAVFTETNLGTYLAVPASPDITADDFKREVEMAHLNCFPEFGTIRVKAVMVTQKLQRYHLSGSLPLKFAFLGSNVNWFLQAHVILSNVPTRVESRRHNGAEVCNLNSAANVITDSVEVAGASYEKRTKCKRKIKVGGFLKISTALCFRRKWKRKNVKKKPETRHPIRGRMQHCLVEKEMLCEFATGAEMNLSKKSDSNVIGEATSETISVSGIINKYFSDYDEVASNPESLFTTARYRCRKQRTGCEYWSGVVKSHVSPNSERHKTPNIGKGLLVASASWGLTPCNRRSILSLYRHNHGESLFPEFSATEDSV, from the exons ATGGGTGTTCCGACAGCAGTGTTTACTGAGACAAACCTGGGAACCTACCTCGCCGTTCCGGCCTCTCCGGACATCACGGCCGACGACTTCAAGA GGGAGGTGGAAATGGCACATCTCAATTGTTTCCCCGAATTCGGAACTATAAGGGTCAAAGCAGTGATG GTGACGCAAAAATTACAACGTTATCACTTATCGGGGTCTTTGCCTCTCAAGTTTGCCTTTCTGGGTTCAAATGTTAATTGGTTTCTTCAAGCACACGTTATTTTATCAAATGTTCCTACTCGTGTAGAGTCACGGAGACACAATGGAGCTGAAGTTTGCAATCTGAATTCCGCTGCTAATGTGATTACTGACTCAGTTGAGGTGGCGGGCGCTTCCTATGAGAAGAGAACAAAATGCAAAAGAAAGATTAAGGTAGGAGGATTTCTGAAGATTTCTACAGCTTTGTGTTTCCGTAGAAAGTGGAAAAGGAAAAATGTGAAGAAAAAGCCTGAAACGAGACACCCAATACGAGGGCGAATGCAGCATTGTCTTGTTGAAAAGGAAATGTTGTGTGAATTTGCTACTGGAGCTGAAATGAATTTGAGTAAAAAGTCGGATTCCAATGTGATTGGTGAGGCCACGAGTGAAACGATCTCAGTTTCAGGGATTATCAACAAGTACTTCTCAGATTATGATGAAGTGGCCTCTAATCCAGAATCTCTTTTTACCACAGCACGATATAGATGCAGGAAACAGCGCACCGGATGTGAATACTGGTCTGGTGTAGTGAAGTCACATGTATCTCCCAATTCTGAGAGGCATAAAACACCAAACATTGGAAAGGGTCTTTTGGTTGCATCAGCTAGTTGGGGGCTGACTCCATGTAATCGACGTTCCATACTTTCTCTGTACCGTCACAATCATGGAGAGTCGTTGTTCCCTGAATTCTCAGCTACAGAAGACAGTGTTTGA
- the LOC131007168 gene encoding GDSL esterase/lipase LIP-4-like isoform X2: MTSILCSRKAVMFNFGDSNSDTGGLAAAMGYEFGYPDGRAFFHRPTGRLCDGRLIIDFLCENVKSNYLSPYLESVEPDFSNGANFAIAGSATLPRYVAFSLSVQILEFRRFRNHSLQLQSKGHVVGEDDFKNGLYMIDIGQNDLTAAFNNVPYDQILQKIPSFISEIKDAMWSIYLTGGKKLWVHNTGPLGCLPEKLGTLKPTASQVDEHGCVASMNQAAQVFNSQLRDLCQQLRGQMKDSTIVYVDVYSIKYSLIANSSSYGLKNPLMACCGHGGLPYNFDPKIKCRDAGCNVCEEGTGAGYVSWDGVHYTQAANTIVASAILSTKYSTPTLPFNFFCNN; the protein is encoded by the exons ATGACAAGCATTTTG TGCAGCAGGAAAGCAGTGATGTTCAACTTCGGCGATTCAAATTCAGACACCGGCGGCCTTGCTGCTGCGATGGGCTACGAGTTCGGATATCCGGACGGCCGCGCCTTCTTCCATCGCCCCACAGGTCGACTATGTGATGGTCGCCTTATCATCGATTTCCTGT GCGAAAATGTGAAGTCAAATTACTTGAGTCCTTATCTGGAATCAGTGGAGCCAGATTTCTCAAATGGAGCCAACTTCGCCATTGCTGGCTCAGCCACTCTCCCTAGATATGTTGCATTCAGTTTGAGCGTTCAAATTCTTGAATTCAGACGCTTCCGTAATCACTCTCTCCAACTCCAATCTAAAG GTCATGTTGTGGGAGAAGACGACTTCAAGAACGGCCTCTACATGATCGACATAGGACAGAATGATCTAACGGCTGCATTCAACAACGTTCCGTACGACCAGATTCTTCAAAAGATCCCTTCTTTCATCTCAGAAATCAAGGATGCCATGTGGAGCATCTACCTCACCGGCGGGAAGAAGCTGTGGGTGCACAACACGGGGCCGTTAGGCTGCCTGCCTGAGAAACTCGGCACACTAAAGCCAACTGCATCACAAGTAGACGAGCACGGCTGCGTTGCCTCCATGAACCAAGCTGCTCAAGTGTTCAACTCACAACTGCGCGATCTCTGCCAACAACTACGCGGCCAGATGAAGGACTCCACTATCGTGTACGTGGATGTCTACTCCATCAAGTACAGCCTCATTGCAAATTCATCCTCCTACGGTTTGAAGAATCCATTGATGGCATGCTGCGGACATGGCGGGCTGCCTTACAACTTCGATCCTAAGATAAAATGTCGGGACGCAGGCTGCAATGTGTGCGAGGAAGGGACAGGGGCAGGCTATGTGAGTTGGGATGGAGTTCATTACACACAGGCTGCTAATACAATTGTTGCTTCTGCAATCTTGTCAACTAAATATTCCACGCCTACCCTTCCATTTAACTTCTTCTGCAATAATTAA
- the LOC131007168 gene encoding GDSL esterase/lipase LIP-4-like isoform X1: MCCYYKKGFVLACVTFSMLMFDAASQCSRKAVMFNFGDSNSDTGGLAAAMGYEFGYPDGRAFFHRPTGRLCDGRLIIDFLCENVKSNYLSPYLESVEPDFSNGANFAIAGSATLPRYVAFSLSVQILEFRRFRNHSLQLQSKGHVVGEDDFKNGLYMIDIGQNDLTAAFNNVPYDQILQKIPSFISEIKDAMWSIYLTGGKKLWVHNTGPLGCLPEKLGTLKPTASQVDEHGCVASMNQAAQVFNSQLRDLCQQLRGQMKDSTIVYVDVYSIKYSLIANSSSYGLKNPLMACCGHGGLPYNFDPKIKCRDAGCNVCEEGTGAGYVSWDGVHYTQAANTIVASAILSTKYSTPTLPFNFFCNN, from the exons ATGTGTTGTTATTACAAAAAAGGGTTTGTCTTAGCTTGTGTGACGTTTTCAATGCTCATGTTTGATGCTGCTTCACAGTGCAGCAGGAAAGCAGTGATGTTCAACTTCGGCGATTCAAATTCAGACACCGGCGGCCTTGCTGCTGCGATGGGCTACGAGTTCGGATATCCGGACGGCCGCGCCTTCTTCCATCGCCCCACAGGTCGACTATGTGATGGTCGCCTTATCATCGATTTCCTGT GCGAAAATGTGAAGTCAAATTACTTGAGTCCTTATCTGGAATCAGTGGAGCCAGATTTCTCAAATGGAGCCAACTTCGCCATTGCTGGCTCAGCCACTCTCCCTAGATATGTTGCATTCAGTTTGAGCGTTCAAATTCTTGAATTCAGACGCTTCCGTAATCACTCTCTCCAACTCCAATCTAAAG GTCATGTTGTGGGAGAAGACGACTTCAAGAACGGCCTCTACATGATCGACATAGGACAGAATGATCTAACGGCTGCATTCAACAACGTTCCGTACGACCAGATTCTTCAAAAGATCCCTTCTTTCATCTCAGAAATCAAGGATGCCATGTGGAGCATCTACCTCACCGGCGGGAAGAAGCTGTGGGTGCACAACACGGGGCCGTTAGGCTGCCTGCCTGAGAAACTCGGCACACTAAAGCCAACTGCATCACAAGTAGACGAGCACGGCTGCGTTGCCTCCATGAACCAAGCTGCTCAAGTGTTCAACTCACAACTGCGCGATCTCTGCCAACAACTACGCGGCCAGATGAAGGACTCCACTATCGTGTACGTGGATGTCTACTCCATCAAGTACAGCCTCATTGCAAATTCATCCTCCTACGGTTTGAAGAATCCATTGATGGCATGCTGCGGACATGGCGGGCTGCCTTACAACTTCGATCCTAAGATAAAATGTCGGGACGCAGGCTGCAATGTGTGCGAGGAAGGGACAGGGGCAGGCTATGTGAGTTGGGATGGAGTTCATTACACACAGGCTGCTAATACAATTGTTGCTTCTGCAATCTTGTCAACTAAATATTCCACGCCTACCCTTCCATTTAACTTCTTCTGCAATAATTAA
- the LOC131007177 gene encoding uncharacterized protein LOC131007177 isoform X1, giving the protein MAANEGLKEGEEFVYRISTAEEWEELRRSGATFGGNIDQSTGCFHLSKLDQVQSTLQNFFLNVKEDLYLLKIDAKKLGNGLIYEAVDESNIFPHFYGPSRSFSPLPLDAVAKAEKLTLSDGRYECSLLT; this is encoded by the exons ATGGCTGCAAATGAGGGATTGAAAGAAGGCGAAGAATTTGTGTACAGGATCAGCACTGCCGAGGAATGGGAGGAGCTGCGGCGGAGCGGCGCTACTTTCGGCGGAAATATCGATCAATCAACTGGTTGTTTCCATCTCAGCAAGCTCGATCAG GTCCAATCAACTTTGCAAAACTTTTTCTTGAATGTTAAGGAGGATCTATACCTACTCAAAATAGATGCTAAAAAG CTTGGAAATGGCTTGATCTACGAAGCTGTGGATGAGTCCAATATATTTCCTCATTTCTACGGTCCATCCCGAAGTTTCAGCCCACTTCCATTAGACGCCGTTGCAAAAGCAGAGAAGTTGACCCTGTCGGATGGCAGATACGAATGCAGCCTTCTGACTTAG
- the LOC131007177 gene encoding uncharacterized protein LOC131007177 isoform X2 — MAANEGLKEGEEFVYRISTAEEWEELRRSGATFGGNIDQSTGCFHLSKLDQLGNGLIYEAVDESNIFPHFYGPSRSFSPLPLDAVAKAEKLTLSDGRYECSLLT; from the exons ATGGCTGCAAATGAGGGATTGAAAGAAGGCGAAGAATTTGTGTACAGGATCAGCACTGCCGAGGAATGGGAGGAGCTGCGGCGGAGCGGCGCTACTTTCGGCGGAAATATCGATCAATCAACTGGTTGTTTCCATCTCAGCAAGCTCGATCAG CTTGGAAATGGCTTGATCTACGAAGCTGTGGATGAGTCCAATATATTTCCTCATTTCTACGGTCCATCCCGAAGTTTCAGCCCACTTCCATTAGACGCCGTTGCAAAAGCAGAGAAGTTGACCCTGTCGGATGGCAGATACGAATGCAGCCTTCTGACTTAG